The stretch of DNA tgccaccttgttttcttcttttttctcTTTCGAGTATGTTGTTTACCTGCCGCAATCTGCAGTCGTCTCAAGACATCGCGCAGTGACCAAGGTGTGGAGAGCGTCGAAGGTTGCATCTGGCCCCGCGGGCACGCAAAACCCGAcagtgacgacggcgcggcggcaaacAGTGGGAGGAAGCGACGCCCATATATATACACGCACCTCCTTGTGCAACCCGCTTGGGATAACTGGGATTATGGAGTTTGATCATCAAGAATGCAACCGAAGACGCAGCCTAGACAGGGAATCTTTCTGCATGTTGGTTGTGTTTCTACAAGAGGCGCGGCTAACCGTGGCCTGTCAGTGGTCGCCGCCAACTTGCCGCccgaccgtcgccgcgttGCTCCTTGTAGCTGTGCCGCCTGCTCCCAAGGATCTGGGTCGGTGCCGCACCCAAGTCTCAGGGAAACCTGGgcgttggcctcgaggccggcataTCCATCGATTGCAACCTTGCGCCAGGATTTAACCTCCGCAGATTGATCAACATGTCCCCACGTGGCTCACCAGGAAGTCTCAATCATTTAATCCGAGGGTAGATCGAGGCAAAGCCAAATCAAAGATGTTTGGTATTTCCAGAAATGGCCTATATACAAAAGAAGGTTACGTACGTGCTCTATGGCAAGACATGTAGCGCCTTGTGCGCTCTTGTAGCCAATCTAGACAGGCTGTCTGCCGATGCGCATTTTCTTTCGGATATCGTTTTTGCACCCATGGTCAAGTTGTGCCCCGCACCGGGGGGTTCAGACAAAATGAGTCTCTCCAAAATGGTCATAATATCATCAGTTTGGTTAGAGGCGAGGGCCGTTGCCCTTGCTCTAGGCAAAGGACCAGGTAACCTTGCTGCGGCCGACCCCGGTGCTGCCGAAGAGTTTGACAAAGGCCCCCTCGCTGACGTCGAGGCTACCCTTGGCGCAAGATGGGCACTTGTCTCGAACAGTACCAATGATCGTCTTGCCGTTCGCCGTGATGGACAGCTTTTTGCCGCAAATCCCATTGCCAAGATCATCGTAGAGCTTATCCGAGACGGCTACAATGTTGTCGACCATATCCAAGCCAGCGTCATTGAAGCCACAGGATCCCAGGCCGACGGCATAATACGTGATGTCGCCAGAGTAGCTTCCcgagccgccaccaccgccgttatcgggcgacgacgacggagcagGCGCAGGAGCAGGCGGAGGTGCCTGGCTGCTAGGCTGAgcagggggcggcgggggcggcgcggccaccgAAGTGGTGGTCTGCACAGCCTTGGGGgtggacggaggaggaggaggaggcggcggcgtgtagACcgaagtggtggtgggcgtggtcggggccggaggcggaggcggaggcggaggcgggggagcggccgacgacgacgaaggcgcCGGGGCGGGAACAGACGGGGAAGGCGGCTCGTAGAAGTTGGGCTTGACGCTCGTAGTGGTAGGCTGGGACTCGTGGCCGGGGTCGCTGAGGACAGTAGTGGTGGCGTCAATGTACTCATACACGGTCGTGGTCTCAACCACCCAGTCAGTCACGGTGACGACGTTGCGGGCGACGTGCTTGTGCTggaggccgtggccgtgaggcttggcggcgacggccgcgatgAAGGCAgcggaggcgagggcggcggtcTTCATGGTGTCTGTCTAACGTGTCGGGTATAATGCGACTGAAAAAGATTCTTATCTCTGTCGGTCGTCAAGTCAGGTTGACGGACTTGGTGCGTGCTGTAGAGACTGTTGTTGCCAACGTTGtgattgttgttgttgtcgccgTGTTTGCGGGTATAAGACTCTGGTCAACAGGTTTGTgcggcgtgtgtgtgttgttTGGCGTAGCGGCCGACAAGATTTGAACAAGGAATGTGAACACACGAGATAGTCCTGCTCGCGATGTGTTTGGGttgaaaaaaaaaggagtGTGACCTGCTTAACGATGGGTCGAAAGAATGTTTTTGTTgcgggagggagagaaaggGACAGAACGGGGGtcgaggaagggggggggagaggaggttAATGGGGGACGGGAGGCCGACGAACTAAAAAGGAACGCGCGGTTTCCTCAGCTGAAGCGATGgggggacgacggggccggcgagCGGCAGCCATCCGCGagcgaggtgggcggcgtGGGACGACGCACGAGCGAGTTGAGTGCTGCCATCGATCACGGCATGAGAAGCCGGGTGTCCTGTGGCTTCGTTTCGGCGCGGGaagccagcggcggcggcgctgggcccgAAGGGGCATGGGCGCGGcgacaagggggggggggggatatTGGTTGCGTGGGTGGTCccaagggggggggaatggatggatggatcgaTAGATGGATACGCAGATTCATGGGGACCCGCTCACCCTCGCTGACTGTCACTTGTGACTCGTGAGAGGGAAAGGGCGTTCGAGAGAGAAAAGGCCACGGCCAAGTTGCGAGCCAATTGCAGGGCTCCTCCACCAGACCCGACGGCCGACCCGGTGTAGCTAGGAAGGTGTGAGCTGGCAGTCTGCCTGGGCTTCCCCTGCCGTCGCCCCTGCCGTGCCCAGCTCGGGATTGCGAATGCTGCCCAGCCCTGCCCAGGACCGGGACTGGGATCAGGAGGCACCGCTACCTTGGGTGCCATGCCCTGGATGGATGCCCTGGAAGGTTGCCGACATGTCTGCGCTACCACCACACAGTCCACACCACCCACCGTCCACTCGCCCACAGGccgctccccctccccccctttcacGCCCTCTGTCCAATCCCCTCGCCTCTGTGCCTGGCCCGGTCTGGCCTGGCGTCcaaggaaagaaaaaacTACACTCGGCGACCTATCTGTGCGTTTTCTTTCAAAaggtagtggtggtggtgtggaGGGTGACGATGGCAACCACCACAGTGTGCCTACCCGTATCTGCCGCTCACCCGCTGGGCTTTCTCCCGTCCCCTGGTGTCTGTGCCCGCCTGTGCTCGGCAGGGCACGGCAGGGAATCCAGCTCATCAGCATGGCCGCACAGGGCTGGGAGGGGTTTCGAAACGGCGGGggcgtccgccgccgtgccgctcCGTCGCGCAGACACCGCCCGGTGCACCCGCTCACATGGAACTTCCCATTTGCTACTGCTCGAAACCGAGCGACAGGTAACTACTAAGTTACTGAAGCCCCTGATTGCCTGGCTGACATGCCCCGGCTGTCTGGCTGTCGGAGCTGAAGCCGaccctcgtcttcgcccgtTTTGCGCCCTGGTCTCAATCGCTTGGTGATTGGGCATGCTGAACGGTGGGGCCCGAACGGTCGACCCGCTGGCGACTGTTTACTTGGTGCTCCTGCAGTACCAAGGCCAGGCAAGGTTCCCACCAGGGCCGCCACCGAAAAAAATCAAACTGCCTCAGGCACAGTGCTAGTGCTAGGTAATAGATTTGTTACCCGTCCGCCAAACACTGGTGGTGCGCTGGCGAATCCGGGccgctggactggactggcctcgccgctgctgacTCGTCCGCCGGCCGCTGGACCTGCAGCCGCTCCTCAGGGGCCCAGCCAATGAGAACCTGCAAGTCCCTGAAGGCGTCCGCTCACACGGCGCCCAAACCAAGCCAAACTTGGAGGCATCCAACCAAGCAACGCCGCTCCAAAGGCGTCTTCCTTTTGCGCCCTGGACTTGGGTGGGTGGGGTTTTGCAGCACGATAAAAAAAACGCTGCACTGCAAGTTTTTCCCCCTTCACCTCGCGCCGCAGATGTGGTTATGTGGGTGGTCTGGGTCTGCATCGTGGTCACCGCACACCACTGCACTGACTTGGTGGCCCGCATCGCGTCCCGGTCTGCGCTCACTTCGAGTCAGCGCTCTGGCTGCTGTCCGCACCGAGCCACCCAGCGACTTGTTCCACCTGCAATGCGTGCGCACTTTAACTTCGTGgaccgccgtggccggcccAGAGGCAGGATCCCGTCTCGACACCGGGACCAGCACGTGCCCCCCACGTCTCCTTTGTTCCCTCCGAGGCTGGAACGCAAGGCGTACTTGACGGTAGAGAGTGCCCTAGCTACTGCACTGTACCCAAATTTGACCCTGGTGGCTGGGTTCCTCATTTCGCTGTGATTGCTACCGTATCTTTGTATACGACATGATACGATACAGCACATGCAATGCTGGATAGCTGGCCGTGAGCCTGCTCACAAACGTCTGCTTTGCTACCCCAGCGTCGACACGCTTGTCGGGGATCACACCTCACAGTGCAAGTTCGCGTGCGCTGCGTTGAGGCCTCGGCGCCTTGCAAAAAGTGGCTGCGAATGGCTCCTTTTGTTGCGACAGACTCCCCTTTGTAAATCCTTTTGCATGTCGTTGGCCCAGCCTCGCGCTGTGAcaggtcgatgccggccCATCTCGGGCGCAAATTGGTCGACGTGTTCTGCGCCATGGCGCCTGCCTGCAGCCTACCTGGATACTTGAGCCAACCACCAGTTTCGGTGCCGACGTTGTGCAGACAAACGTGGTTGcgtggcccgccgctcgATGTGGTCTCAGACCTCGTACCTCGTGGGCGTTGCACGGCGCGGGGAAGCACATGATCACGGGGCACTCATGTCTCTCATCAACTCCTCACTGTCGTATTGCTGCTGCAATGGCCATTGGCCTCCTTGCTGGCGCTTCCGTTGGCCTTGGTCGCCACCCGTTTGCTCCTAAAGCTGAACAGGAACAACGACTGGCGCGAAAACACCGGCCTGTCCTCGTCGAATAGCTCTTCGACAACAAATGCCTTCTTCGCCATCTTGACAAACTGCAAgtccgcccgccggcgcttCTTGAAACAAAAGTAGACGATGGCATCCTCGTTCAGGACAAACAGGTCCTTGAGTGTCTGCATGAGCAGTGGGAACGCGGGCTCGAAGTAGACGCACTCTGCTGCAAGTATGACGTTTGGCCTCTGTTGCACGACGGTATCTGGCAGCGGCTCTCCCCTATGTGCGAGGGTGATCAGACCATCACACGTCAGAAAATGTCTCGCCATGCTCACATATCACTTGTCAATGAAAACGGAAGGATAACGCACCAGTTGAGCACTAGAGCGCTGGCCCTCGCGTCCACCTCGTTGAGCCGAATGTTGTGCTGCATCAGCTCCAGCATCTCATCTTGGTCCGTTAGAAGCAGCCGGCTGCGACCTTCGCGTCCGCCACAGGCCAGAGCGACTGCCAATCCGACCAGGCCACCGCCAGCTCCGAGTTCCAGTCTGCATGGGCACACAACCCCTCAGTCAGCAAAAAGGCCATTTCCTACGAACTATGCTTGCCCGGCTGTGACGCTGCACCAGCGGCAACGGGCGAAGCGGCACCTGCTCGGGAGAGCGTGCTTTCCGGAATATCCGAACAAGTGGTGTCAAGGACGTACATTCTTGCATCTTCGAGTTCCCCTCGATGGTACCGTAGCATGTGTTTCCCAAGCACCAGACCTGCAGGCCACGTCTGGCCCCCGCATCCCGAACGGACGTCCTCGCGCACCCTGAGCGGCCGCtcgagctggccgtcgaaATCGATGTCGCTGTTACCGGCCAGCTTGAGGCTGGGCAGAGGCGTCAGGTCCTCGCTTACGGCAACGGGATCCagctcgggcgacgacgagcggctcATGGCGACGATTTCGACCGCGGGGATGCTGGCGGAGGCGATGCCAGCCGTGGTCGTGGTTGTGCTCATGATCTACTGTCACACAAAGCAGGCGCTGTCACGGCAAAGCATTTGGTCTGAAGGCTGAATCGAACTGAACAATGGCCTTCGACGAGAGGCAATCACAAGGCGGAAGGAGAGGAAGGTGCAGCGCAGTTGCAAGTGGCAATTGTTGGCGACACCTGGCAGGTACAAAAAATGCAGCTTCGCTCTTTCCGCAACAAACGGCGTTGATTTTTTTTGTCGCCCCTCGCCTGACCTTGGAGGTCCCTGCGGTTCCTTCAGGGTCACTTTCCATTTTTCCCACGCCTTCGAGGTTCTGGACTGCGGTCCAGACCCTCAAGTAATTGTGCGAGCGCAGCCTATCGTTGGTCATCTCCGGCGTGCTGTTACTGCTGTCGTGATATGTGCCGCAAAAGTACTAACAGTTCTGATAAGCACTCTGCACCGTCATGACTGGCTGGAGCCGCAACACCAAGCCAGTCGTCGCCATACGAACATCACACCGCCATCGAACGTCCGGGGggcgacgtcgccatggGCAAACCCTCCGAGCTGCAAAATCTCCAGGCGTTATGACAATTTTGTTCCATCTCTTCGCATGCGACCGCTCCCGTTCCGGTGTCGAGGTTGTGGCCCCAGCCGCTCGCACCTTGAGAACACCCGAGAGCATAGAGTCGACAGGCAAATGACTCTGCGTAAGATTCATCAACTCGGACGATCGGTCTCATTGTTCGGCGCCCATCTCCAGCGGCGGCTTGGCCTGCATGTCGTGAAGCCAGTCCGCTGGCATCTGCTCATGTTCGCGCATAGCGTCATGCACGCCAGCCGCCCCCTCGCTGCGCTCGACATGGTCGTCTTAGCAACGAATTGATCCCAGTGTCGAATGTGTATCGAATTTTTCTGCATAAAATGGTCTACTTGATCTATTCATTTTGGTGGATCACCGCGCTGGGTTCTTGCGTACCTTTGACGCAAGGGAGGCATCGATTCGACGGTGGGCCACAAGCATGGTGACCATGAGGCGGCTAGCCAGCACGCTCGACGATAGCGATCAACTCCCTTAAATCTCTTGGAGAAAACGAAGCCCATTTACGCGGTCGCGTCTTCTACATTTGGTCGACTTCAATGGCATCACGTCATTGACGCCGGCCACAGCCCTCCAGCATcggacagccgccgccgtcgtccaaAGCCGTTGTGTCTCACCCTTCAACCTCCCCCGTCTGGAGGAGGCGCCCTTTGGAATGTCCAAGCCAGCCTCCCGTGGGCTCCGTGCTACTGCGTGGCCTGCCCCGTCCCGCCCCTGCCAGGCCGGCTGTCTACCCTCCCTGCCGACGCGGAATTCAATGCAGAACGAGACATTCGTCTCTGGCCATCATGGGACATGCATTTCTCTGCGACCACTTAATagcgtcctcggcctgcacAATGGGAGACCCCGCGGCCTCTTTGTCTGAGGAATGAAGGGGGCTGTatggccaggccggccagccatCGACTTGGTCCCTGTTGGAAGATGCTGCCCCTCGCGCGTCCATCCATGTGTGTGTTCACTATGTTCCGATCTCCTGTCCGCGTTGCCCAGTGACTGttcctcttctcttctcttccAACATCGCTTGTTCTGGATGGCGACGTGAGAACCTCGCGGCTTCAGCATCTTGCGCTTCCTCGCGCAACAGTCGTGAGAAGATGGCGTCGCTACCGACGACTCTCGCGATCCTGTTCCTCGCTCAGGTGGCAAGCTGCCAGCCCTCCATCTCATTCCCCTTTAACGCGcagctgcccctcgccgcccggaTAGACGAGTTCTTCTCATATTCTTTCTCGCCATATACCTTTACATCCGGCTCCAAAATCACATACTCGCTCGGCAACGGCCCAAGCTGGCTGTCGATCGAGAGCAGCACACGGCGGCTGTATGGGACGCCGAGAGACTCCGATGTTGCCAAAGGCGAAGTCGTGGGCCAGCCCGTTGACATCATCGCAACGGACAGCACGGGCTCGACAACCATGAGCGCCACCGTGGTGGTATCTCGAAGTCCGCCGCCAACGCTACAGGTTCCGCTTTCAAAGCAAATCGAGAATTTCGGCAAGT from Purpureocillium takamizusanense chromosome 6, complete sequence encodes:
- a CDS encoding uncharacterized protein (COG:S~EggNog:ENOG503P58T~SECRETED:SignalP(1-17~SECRETED:cutsite=VAA-KP~SECRETED:prob=0.4125)), whose product is MKTAALASAAFIAAVAAKPHGHGLQHKHVARNVVTVTDWVVETTTVYEYIDATTTVLSDPGHESQPTTTSVKPNFYEPPSPSVPAPAPSSSSAAPPPPPPPPPPAPTTPTTTSVYTPPPPPPPPSTPKAVQTTTSVAAPPPPPPAQPSSQAPPPAPAPAPSSSPDNGGGGGSGSYSGDITYYAVGLGSCGFNDAGLDMVDNIVAVSDKLYDDLGNGICGKKLSITANGKTIIGTVRDKCPSCAKGSLDVSEGAFVKLFGSTGVGRSKVTWSFA
- the EFM6 gene encoding Protein-lysine N-methyltransferase efm6 (EggNog:ENOG503P12E~COG:A), coding for MSTTTTTAGIASASIPAVEIVAMSRSSSPELDPVAVSEDLTPLPSLKLAGNSDIDFDGQLERPLRVREDVRSGCGGQTWPAGLVLGKHMLRYHRGELEDARILELGAGGGLVGLAVALACGGREGRSRLLLTDQDEMLELMQHNIRLNEVDARASALVLNWGEPLPDTVVQQRPNVILAAECVYFEPAFPLLMQTLKDLFVLNEDAIVYFCFKKRRRADLQFVKMAKKAFVVEELFDEDRPVFSRQSLFLFSFRSKRVATKANGSASKEANGHCSSNTTVRS